From Danio rerio strain Tuebingen ecotype United States chromosome 7, GRCz12tu, whole genome shotgun sequence, the proteins below share one genomic window:
- the si:dkey-19b23.8 gene encoding uncharacterized protein si:dkey-19b23.8: MICRCLTTRKECMKDLKAILSSATLGGLLDKQEKDTGDSKKVSPLLSPPTMALASFHLMQTLKNSPAALRRRFRRDRTESLSHGDPLFKVHYLGTKKIFSLDLEQAEDAIDRLLDGAPGKLSKDHALVVRPRYVEVKELSTGRQLTKTYLQDIAYCASHAARPNVFLYICRQPGQQLQCRVFWCNRAERAKDMTACLAKSFQRALNDWQGGCATLPAGDGITREPEMPGTPTPAKGSTLPASLGKVRWKKRGSVSRSPLRTVSRRGSASDVWH; encoded by the exons ATGATTTGCCGGTGTCTGACCACAAGAAAAGAGTGCATGAAAG ATCTCAAGGCTATATTGAGCTCCGCCACACTGGGAGGCTTACTAGATAAGCAGGAGAAGGATACCGGTGACTCCAAAAAAGTCTCTCCACTTCTCTCTCCTCCCACAATGGCTCTGGCGTCTTTCCATTTGATGCAAACTCTAAAGAACTCTCCAGCGGCCCTGCGTCGCCGGTTCCGGCGTGATCGCACTGAGAGTCTATCTCACGGTGATCCCCTTTTTAAGGTGCACTACCTTGGCACCAAGAAGATCTTCTCACTGGACTTGGAGCAAGCAGAGGATGCCATCGACCGGCTGCTGGACGGAGCCCCTGGGAAGCTTTCTAAAGATCATGCCCTTGTAGTGCGACCTCGATATGTTGAAGTGAAAGAACTGAGCACTGGAAGACAGCTCACCAAGACTTACTTGCAGGACATTGCGTATTGTGCCTCACATGCAGCCAGACCCAACGTCTTTCTGTACATCTGCCGGCAGCCCGGGCAGCAGCTGCAGTGCAGAGTGTTCTGGTGCAATCGGGCAGAAAGGGCTAAAGACATGACCGCCTGCCTAGCAAAGTCATTTCAGAGAGCGCTCAATGACTGGCAGGGTGGATGTGCCACGTTACCAGCAGGGGATGGGATTACTAGAGAGCCAGAAATGCCTGGTACACCTACTCCAGCCAAAGGGTCAACATTGCCAGCTAGTTTGGGAAAAG TGCGTTGGAAGAAGAGGGGGTCAGTGTCCCGCAGTCCTCTCCGTACCGTCAGCAGAAGAGGTTCCGCCAGTGATGTCTGGCATTGA
- the sat2a.1 gene encoding thialysine N-epsilon-acetyltransferase, with protein MDFTIRAATLEDCKDISRMILELAEFEKVSDHVKITQRDLEQDGFSKNPFFHGIIAEVPEHLKSREGHTKVGYSLYFYMYSSWKGRAVYMEDLYVMPEFRGKGIGKALMAKVSQLGLAAGCTQLNFTVLDWNKSSLDFYLKQGCWDVTSELGYHCMRCEGEALQHLAQGEL; from the exons ATGGATTTCACAATCCGGGCCGCCACGCTTGAGGACTGTAAGGACATCTCTCGGATGATACTG GAATTGGCAGAGTTTGAAAAAGTTTCTGACCATGTCAAGATCACACAAAGAG ATCTGGAGCAGGATGGATTTTCCAAAAACCCTTTTTTCCATGGAATTATTGCTGAAGTACCAGAACACTTAAAGTCCAGAGAGG GTCACACCAAAGTCGGTTACTCTCTGTACTTCTACATGTACAGCTCATGGAAAGGTCGAGCTGTGTACATGGAGGATCTGTATGTGATGCCAGAGTTCAGag GCAAGGGCATTGGCAAGGCTCTGATGGCCAAAGTTTCCCAG CTTGGTCTGGCTGCTGGTTGCACTCAGCTCAACTTCACTGTGCTGGACTGGAATAAGTCATCTCTGGACTTCTACCTGAAGCAGGGCTGCTGGGACGTGACCTCTGAACTGGGCTATCACTGCATGCGCTGTGAGGGTGAAGCTCTTCAACACTTGGCACAGGGAGAGCTTTAA